A region from the Halichondria panicea chromosome 11, odHalPani1.1, whole genome shotgun sequence genome encodes:
- the LOC135343721 gene encoding unconventional myosin-Ia-like isoform X2, whose product MCNIVFLFYNLGRLVKNCVSVHPRLNGEVREMRYRQLVEESVVVIQSYYRGWRVRKYYRIEQAALVIQKYFRGWRVRMETRVMFTEWAGPKVADFMWRALCYRFLVNVHHNLPSDSPVDKRWPRFSFLFEEASDLLRVIHHKWRCKQLRDYFIQNPRERKKMSEKARASSLFRGKKSLYPKTVPIPFKVDRLNFRTDDRWARLVTQTHEQRVIWADNIMKINRKDMKGVPAMLVVTGTSFMVLDPKTMTLKYRVELQYLRQVSLSTYSDRILVLHIDPYKATDRSLH is encoded by the exons ATGTGTAATATTGTATTTCTCTTTTACAATCTTGGACGCCTCGTCAAGAACTGTGTGAGTGTCCATCCCAGGCTCAATGGCGAG GTACGTGAGATGAGGTACCGGCAGCTGGTGGAGGAGTCTGTGGTGGTCATTCAGAGCTATTATCGAGGCTGGAGGGTGCGGAAGTACTACAGAATAGAGCAGGCAGCTCTCGTCATTCAGAAGTACTTTAG AGGGTGGAGGGTTCGTATGGAGACCAGGGTCATGTTCACGGAGTGGGCGGGTCCAAAGGTAGCAGACTTCATGTGGAGGGCACTG TGCTACCGATTCTTAGTGAACGTGCATCACAACCTTCCCTCAGACTCTCCCGTGGATAAAAGGTGGCCACGTTTCTCCTTCCTCTTCGAAGAAGCTTCAGACCTGCTCAGAGTAATCCATCACAAGTGGAGG TGCAAGCAGTTGAGAGACTACTTCATTCAAAATCCACGAGAGAGGAAGAAAATGAGCGAAAAAGCACGAGCCAGTTCTTTGTTCAGAGGAAAGAAATCTCTCTACCCAAAAAC AGTCCCGATTCCATTCAAGGTGGACAGACTCAACTTCCGTACGGATGACCGGTGGGCTAGACTGGTGACACAGACTCATGAGCAGAGGGTCATCTGGGCGGACAACATCATGAAGATCAACAGGAAAGACATGAAG GGTGTACCGGCCATGCTGGTGGTGACGGGCACCTCGTTCATGGTGCTGGACCCTAAGACCATGACTCTCAAGTATAGAGTGGAGCTGCAGTATCTCAGACAAGTCTCTCTGAGCACGTACAGCGATCGCATCCTCGTCCTGCACATAGACCCG taCAAAGCGACGGACAGATCGTTACACTAA
- the LOC135343721 gene encoding unconventional myosin-Ia-like isoform X1, with amino-acid sequence MYGRSLIQLHFPPIILYAGNYTVTRLCTDWVYVQVREMRYRQLVEESVVVIQSYYRGWRVRKYYRIEQAALVIQKYFRGWRVRMETRVMFTEWAGPKVADFMWRALCYRFLVNVHHNLPSDSPVDKRWPRFSFLFEEASDLLRVIHHKWRCKQLRDYFIQNPRERKKMSEKARASSLFRGKKSLYPKTVPIPFKVDRLNFRTDDRWARLVTQTHEQRVIWADNIMKINRKDMKGVPAMLVVTGTSFMVLDPKTMTLKYRVELQYLRQVSLSTYSDRILVLHIDPYKATDRSLH; translated from the exons ATGTATGGAAGATCCTTAATTCAGTTACATTTTCCACcaattatattatatgcagGTAACTATACGGTAACTAGGTTGTGTACTGACTGGGTGTATGTGCAGGTACGTGAGATGAGGTACCGGCAGCTGGTGGAGGAGTCTGTGGTGGTCATTCAGAGCTATTATCGAGGCTGGAGGGTGCGGAAGTACTACAGAATAGAGCAGGCAGCTCTCGTCATTCAGAAGTACTTTAG AGGGTGGAGGGTTCGTATGGAGACCAGGGTCATGTTCACGGAGTGGGCGGGTCCAAAGGTAGCAGACTTCATGTGGAGGGCACTG TGCTACCGATTCTTAGTGAACGTGCATCACAACCTTCCCTCAGACTCTCCCGTGGATAAAAGGTGGCCACGTTTCTCCTTCCTCTTCGAAGAAGCTTCAGACCTGCTCAGAGTAATCCATCACAAGTGGAGG TGCAAGCAGTTGAGAGACTACTTCATTCAAAATCCACGAGAGAGGAAGAAAATGAGCGAAAAAGCACGAGCCAGTTCTTTGTTCAGAGGAAAGAAATCTCTCTACCCAAAAAC AGTCCCGATTCCATTCAAGGTGGACAGACTCAACTTCCGTACGGATGACCGGTGGGCTAGACTGGTGACACAGACTCATGAGCAGAGGGTCATCTGGGCGGACAACATCATGAAGATCAACAGGAAAGACATGAAG GGTGTACCGGCCATGCTGGTGGTGACGGGCACCTCGTTCATGGTGCTGGACCCTAAGACCATGACTCTCAAGTATAGAGTGGAGCTGCAGTATCTCAGACAAGTCTCTCTGAGCACGTACAGCGATCGCATCCTCGTCCTGCACATAGACCCG taCAAAGCGACGGACAGATCGTTACACTAA